CTCGAAGGTCAGCCGCCCCTTCTCCTCCAGCTTCCGGCGCCGGCGGCGGCAGTTGGCCTTGAACTTGGACTGCAGGGACTTCTGGAAGGCGTCCCGCGTCTTGGGCAGCGGCACGTAGGGCGAGTTGAGGGACTCCCACTCCCCCACGGACAGGCCCGCCTCCTGGGCCGCGGTGTGCAGCCGCCAGGCGGTACCGCCGTCCGGGACGTCCGTGAGCCGCAGGACATCCCAGCCGCCGAGCGAACGCAGGTGCGACACGAAGGCCGCCGCCGCCTCGCCCGGGTCCCTGGCCAGCAGGTCGAACCGGCAGGAATGGGCGTTGGCCGCCGCGGACAACTGCCGCACCGGGACGCCCAGCACTGTCGTGCGCTCCTCCCACAGCGGGAGCGCGGCGCTCAGGGTGCCCTCCGTGTCGCGCAGCGTCAGCACGCGGAGGTTCGCACCGGGAACGAAGTTGTCCATCCAGATGCGGATGAACTCATGCCGGTAGAACAGCTCGTTGGAGGTGGCCTCCACGAGCGCGTTCCACTCGGACTCCAGGGCCATGAACTCCGCGCGTCCCGTGACTTCCACGACGCGCGGCGAGGCAGAAAGGTTTCTTGCTTCCATGAGGTGTCGGGCGCCCAAGGTGGTGATGGAAGCCCGCGGCTACAAGCCGCTGCGGGCCATCTTCAGGAGG
This genomic window from Myxococcus hansupus contains:
- a CDS encoding GNAT family N-acetyltransferase; translation: MEARNLSASPRVVEVTGRAEFMALESEWNALVEATSNELFYRHEFIRIWMDNFVPGANLRVLTLRDTEGTLSAALPLWEERTTVLGVPVRQLSAAANAHSCRFDLLARDPGEAAAAFVSHLRSLGGWDVLRLTDVPDGGTAWRLHTAAQEAGLSVGEWESLNSPYVPLPKTRDAFQKSLQSKFKANCRRRRRKLEEKGRLTFERVDSGLGLEGALEEGFLLEQSGWKGERGTAMAQDARTRGFYTELARDAAYRQRLALYFLRLDGRPVAFHYGLEYGGRYFLLKPGYDEGLRECSPGQLLVDEVIGSCIDRGLHEFDFLGPDMVWKRDWTNEVRRHTWLYVFNDSPFGKALCAAKFRWGPAVKEVVSRWRR